One Leptospira wolbachii serovar Codice str. CDC genomic region harbors:
- a CDS encoding tetratricopeptide repeat protein yields MSRFQKNTLLTFSLLAFVAYAPLYYSIRNAIQKETRTITYESAESVSFFSLGDFEIEGKESDTKTLLLLSDLIDFEFKKLTGAVYLGREDSLSLPKKNRSQFVFYGSFEWEEKGITFTPKLNSTEQKATFSGKPIFVSYEERGKLVAVIYQSLSHLLDETIRLHRLLKRPPEWKVPSADEFLSESDFVRLSEYNSSLSFEEKTSVLKSLEFPSEYLQYLKFHLSLEKRSEESFKEVWRTAGSNSSLSSYTKFTIAKYIAEFYFSKKEFGKVIEFASAARKEREVTKSVFHSDYADTISLLGKALVLDGKKEEAVYYLTSARKLYETLGLLKDPSAIENSYFYGLLLYDLSQTELASFELSSIHGMITGPLEQIYLDYNLAKVYYDLGRYEAAVSLLKDQRKLVLAEGFPNHDIALYSYNLYGASLYKSGKWSVAKSVWESLVNAKSIYGIEEKPYHRYALFNLAVLSKLKNNPEQTESLYKQYVRLSPYGQIVDLPINDTFETGKPIYPYTWDLPNHNSFVELEEKTIRSYTGHYLFNSQDEEIRARTYENRLEDTNLFLDDLLNSKAFLSKSMSILRKTLFGDLKRFEKGNQIVFFDIGPALNHPEYPGVTSLAVAKHFSGMEVVLWELPGEVDLFLKKVKPELKDRLYSFPNIRILSADGVGEFQTLYSDPNNWILRNRPIPNLKGKTIIIRAANSIDIYEPYTKILPHFQNIGKALKTNPILYFFNRSILLKPAGTEKFILIGNQSIRGFHHNFQSLDRNGEPPYSILPFTVSEEIQP; encoded by the coding sequence TTGTCTCGCTTTCAAAAAAATACCCTCCTTACGTTTTCGCTCTTGGCATTTGTCGCCTATGCTCCGTTATACTATTCGATTCGGAATGCGATCCAAAAAGAAACGCGCACCATCACTTATGAATCAGCTGAGTCCGTTTCATTTTTTAGTTTAGGGGACTTTGAAATTGAAGGAAAAGAATCGGATACAAAAACACTTCTCTTACTTTCTGACCTTATCGATTTCGAATTCAAAAAATTAACTGGCGCTGTGTATTTAGGAAGGGAGGATTCTCTCTCTCTCCCCAAAAAAAACCGATCCCAATTTGTTTTTTATGGAAGTTTTGAGTGGGAAGAAAAAGGAATCACTTTCACTCCCAAACTCAATTCCACAGAACAGAAAGCGACATTCTCTGGAAAACCTATCTTTGTCTCCTATGAAGAACGGGGAAAGTTAGTGGCTGTAATTTATCAGTCTCTTTCTCATCTTTTGGATGAGACCATTCGTTTGCATCGATTGTTAAAAAGACCTCCTGAATGGAAGGTTCCCTCTGCGGATGAATTTTTATCTGAATCAGATTTTGTTCGTTTGAGTGAATATAATTCCTCTTTATCATTTGAGGAAAAAACATCCGTTCTTAAGTCGCTTGAATTCCCTTCTGAGTATTTGCAGTATCTTAAATTCCATTTGAGTTTAGAAAAACGCTCGGAAGAATCATTCAAAGAAGTTTGGCGAACTGCCGGTAGCAATTCCAGTCTTTCTTCCTACACAAAGTTTACTATCGCAAAGTACATTGCTGAGTTTTATTTTTCCAAAAAAGAATTTGGTAAGGTGATTGAGTTTGCGAGTGCCGCTAGGAAAGAAAGAGAAGTTACTAAATCCGTATTCCATAGCGACTATGCTGATACCATTTCCTTACTAGGGAAGGCTTTGGTTTTAGATGGTAAAAAAGAAGAGGCGGTGTATTACCTCACTTCTGCCAGAAAACTGTATGAAACTTTGGGACTTCTAAAAGATCCGTCTGCCATCGAAAATTCTTATTTTTATGGACTTCTTTTATACGATCTTTCCCAAACGGAACTGGCTTCTTTTGAATTGTCTTCGATTCATGGCATGATCACTGGTCCTTTAGAACAAATCTATTTGGACTATAATCTAGCAAAAGTATATTACGATTTAGGTCGTTACGAGGCCGCTGTATCATTGTTAAAAGACCAGAGAAAACTCGTTTTAGCCGAAGGTTTTCCCAATCATGATATCGCTTTGTATTCATATAATTTATACGGTGCTTCGTTATATAAGTCGGGGAAATGGAGTGTTGCGAAATCAGTTTGGGAATCTCTTGTTAATGCTAAGTCCATCTATGGGATAGAAGAGAAACCATACCATCGTTATGCGCTATTTAACTTAGCAGTTCTTTCTAAACTAAAAAATAATCCAGAACAAACGGAAAGTTTATACAAACAATATGTTCGTTTGTCTCCTTATGGGCAAATTGTAGACTTACCAATAAACGATACTTTCGAAACGGGAAAACCTATTTATCCCTATACTTGGGATCTACCAAATCATAATTCCTTTGTTGAGTTAGAGGAAAAAACGATCCGTTCGTATACAGGCCATTATTTGTTTAATAGCCAAGATGAAGAAATCCGTGCAAGGACTTATGAAAATAGACTCGAAGACACCAATCTATTTTTGGATGATTTACTAAACTCCAAAGCCTTTCTTTCTAAATCTATGTCGATTCTACGTAAAACACTCTTTGGTGATTTGAAGAGATTTGAAAAAGGAAATCAAATTGTATTTTTTGATATTGGACCTGCTTTAAATCATCCAGAATATCCTGGTGTTACATCCCTTGCCGTGGCCAAACATTTCTCGGGAATGGAAGTCGTATTATGGGAGTTACCCGGGGAAGTGGATTTATTCTTAAAAAAAGTAAAACCGGAATTAAAGGACAGATTGTATTCTTTTCCGAATATCCGAATCCTTTCCGCCGATGGAGTGGGTGAGTTCCAAACTTTGTATTCCGATCCAAACAATTGGATCCTACGTAACCGACCAATTCCGAATTTAAAAGGAAAAACTATCATCATTCGTGCTGCCAATTCCATTGATATCTATGAACCTTATACAAAAATCCTTCCTCATTTTCAAAATATTGGAAAGGCATTAAAAACGAATCCGATCCTCTATTTCTTTAACCGAAGTATTCTTTTAAAACCGGCGGGAACCGAAAAGTTCATTCTGATTGGAAACCAGTCCATTCGAGGTTTTCATCATAACTTTCAAAGTTTGGATCGTAATGGAGAACCTCCTTATTCCATCCTTCCCTTTACTGTCAGTGAGGAGATTCAACCATGA
- the murD gene encoding UDP-N-acetylmuramoyl-L-alanine--D-glutamate ligase: MFSQSIPSASDLDKFQKFLILGGGSSGDSSAKLLTSQGKQCLLADKFPEKANTLLYAEVLSDNHPQEVLEGIDCIIKSPGILPNHPILEVAKQRELPILSEICLARVFYKGPVVGITGTDGKSTTTALTYHILKSKFPNSRMGGNIGVPFTSFCLEPLDLVVLELSSYQLDDSPNLELTASAILNLASDHLERHKTMESYAEAKWKIQNLENPKHRSFVNPIFFQFLSQEMPKGKTLHLIGENQEYFVSLEPNQVYTPNHTYDASKFPLKGKHNLMNLCFAIALAETMGMEKEEIQNQFESFQGLPHRFNRIEGSGFQNQYKEIQFINDSKSTNIHSMLSGIAGFKKGDGLFLILGGIPKLEPIDLFLSRWKELECPIWVYGKAVEVWKKEFDATGLPVSYFPDLSALIKDLKTKIDFRMGNNANKTATTTPLSVIFSPAGASFDLYKNFEERGNHFESLVKENFT; this comes from the coding sequence ACTCCTCTGCCAAATTATTAACCTCCCAAGGGAAACAATGCTTACTGGCAGACAAGTTTCCAGAGAAAGCCAACACACTTTTGTATGCAGAAGTTTTGTCAGACAATCACCCACAGGAAGTATTAGAAGGAATTGACTGCATCATCAAAAGCCCAGGCATCCTTCCGAACCATCCTATCTTGGAAGTAGCCAAACAAAGAGAGTTACCTATACTCAGTGAAATCTGCTTGGCACGAGTTTTTTACAAAGGCCCGGTGGTTGGGATCACTGGCACTGATGGAAAGTCAACCACCACGGCTCTCACCTACCACATTCTAAAATCTAAATTTCCGAATTCTCGGATGGGTGGAAATATCGGTGTTCCTTTTACCTCCTTTTGTTTGGAACCATTGGATTTAGTCGTATTAGAACTTTCTAGTTATCAACTAGACGACTCACCTAACTTAGAATTAACTGCTTCTGCTATTTTGAATTTGGCGTCGGACCATTTAGAAAGACACAAAACAATGGAGTCCTATGCCGAAGCCAAATGGAAAATCCAAAATTTGGAGAACCCAAAGCATAGGTCGTTTGTAAATCCAATTTTTTTTCAATTCCTTTCCCAAGAAATGCCAAAAGGAAAAACCTTGCACTTGATAGGTGAGAATCAGGAATACTTTGTTAGTTTAGAACCAAACCAAGTGTATACTCCGAATCATACTTATGATGCGTCAAAGTTTCCACTCAAAGGAAAACACAACCTAATGAATTTATGTTTTGCCATTGCCCTTGCGGAAACTATGGGAATGGAAAAAGAAGAAATCCAAAATCAATTTGAATCCTTCCAAGGACTTCCCCATAGATTCAATCGAATAGAAGGTTCTGGATTCCAAAATCAATACAAAGAAATTCAGTTTATCAACGACTCCAAATCTACGAACATCCATTCCATGCTGTCTGGAATTGCCGGATTTAAAAAAGGGGATGGATTATTTTTGATACTCGGAGGAATTCCCAAATTAGAACCTATCGATTTATTTTTAAGTCGTTGGAAGGAATTGGAATGTCCGATTTGGGTTTATGGAAAAGCAGTAGAAGTATGGAAAAAAGAATTTGATGCCACGGGTCTTCCCGTGAGTTACTTCCCTGACCTCTCCGCCCTAATCAAAGATCTAAAAACTAAAATCGATTTTAGGATGGGAAACAATGCCAATAAAACCGCAACGACAACTCCCCTATCTGTGATTTTTTCACCGGCAGGAGCGAGTTTTGATTTATATAAAAATTTTGAAGAACGAGGAAACCACTTTGAGAGTTTGGTGAAAGAAAATTTCACCTAA
- a CDS encoding HD family phosphohydrolase gives MPVTKSSDSQFIITDDPFFEGKIADYSKKIKAKVLTLPELDQIESDSHGRIAKVLFYISRYELETKHNEIHQFLKNHPTIMSNFIVRAPIDYTGYIALNIEEDLFFTNVPDDAPLLFLVKALANAFTSLQMVVDKFELQKRINVSTNEISKLTKIGISLANEKDFTKLLRDILNSAREISNSDSGSLYLVEKDERGNPRNLRFKISALDLSSDEFILPINKKSIAGYVAFTGKQLNIQNVYELSGGEEYKFNSDFDKMSNYYSKSMLVVPMKDHHDEVVGVIQLINRKKNFQTKLTLEEMKTNSILEYDKYSEELVMAVAGQAAVAIQNNNLVHDIETLFEGFVTASVSAIESRDPTTSGHSFRVAQYTVGLAESVNAIQTGRFKDIHFNESQVKEIRYASLLHDFGKVGVREKVLVKAKKLEDYELDLIRWRFQFILKDVEAKLAQKKIEYLKKHGNNGYVEFEKSIHLEYVLEKEKLEEMVRVISESNEPSILEEGNSNFLEEISKMSYHTTDGNQLNLLMPKEFGFLSIRRGSLDFEERREIESHVEHTFQFLSKIPWTRELKMVPAIAHGHHEKLNGSGYPRGLSAVEIPVQAKMMAIADIFDALTDQDRPYKKAVPLDRAFDILKMEVRDQHIDGDLLDIFIGSKAYERILHKR, from the coding sequence ATGCCTGTGACCAAATCTTCGGATTCGCAATTCATCATCACGGACGATCCTTTTTTTGAAGGCAAAATAGCTGATTATTCCAAAAAAATCAAAGCTAAGGTTTTGACCCTCCCCGAGTTGGACCAAATTGAATCCGATTCCCATGGACGCATCGCCAAAGTATTGTTTTATATCTCTCGGTATGAATTGGAAACCAAACACAACGAGATCCACCAATTCCTAAAGAACCATCCAACGATTATGTCGAACTTTATTGTTCGTGCACCTATCGATTACACAGGATACATCGCTCTAAACATTGAAGAAGATCTATTTTTTACCAATGTTCCCGATGATGCACCTCTGCTCTTTTTAGTGAAGGCTCTTGCTAATGCTTTCACTAGCTTGCAGATGGTGGTGGACAAATTCGAACTACAAAAACGGATCAATGTTTCCACCAATGAAATTTCCAAACTCACAAAGATTGGGATCAGTCTTGCGAACGAAAAAGATTTTACAAAGTTACTTCGTGATATTTTGAATTCAGCCAGGGAAATTTCCAATTCTGATTCTGGATCTTTGTATTTGGTAGAAAAAGACGAAAGAGGAAATCCGAGAAATCTAAGATTCAAAATCTCTGCTCTCGATTTGAGTTCGGATGAATTTATTTTACCCATCAACAAAAAGAGTATCGCCGGTTATGTAGCTTTTACAGGGAAACAGCTCAATATTCAGAATGTGTACGAATTGTCCGGTGGAGAAGAATATAAGTTCAACAGTGATTTTGACAAAATGAGTAATTATTATTCAAAATCGATGTTAGTGGTTCCTATGAAAGACCACCATGATGAAGTAGTGGGTGTCATCCAACTCATCAACCGAAAGAAAAACTTTCAAACTAAACTCACTTTAGAGGAAATGAAAACCAATTCGATTTTAGAATATGATAAATATTCAGAAGAGTTGGTGATGGCGGTTGCGGGACAGGCGGCAGTTGCCATTCAAAACAATAATTTGGTTCATGACATTGAAACTTTGTTTGAAGGATTTGTCACTGCCAGTGTATCCGCCATTGAATCTAGAGATCCAACTACCTCGGGACATTCCTTTCGGGTAGCACAATACACAGTGGGACTTGCGGAATCTGTCAATGCCATCCAAACGGGTCGATTCAAAGATATCCATTTCAATGAGTCTCAAGTGAAGGAAATTCGTTACGCCTCCCTTCTTCATGATTTTGGAAAAGTTGGAGTTCGGGAAAAAGTTCTGGTTAAGGCCAAAAAACTAGAAGATTACGAACTGGATTTAATTCGTTGGCGTTTCCAATTTATCTTAAAAGATGTGGAAGCAAAACTGGCACAAAAGAAAATTGAATACCTTAAAAAACATGGTAACAATGGTTATGTGGAATTTGAAAAGTCAATCCACCTCGAATACGTTTTAGAAAAAGAAAAATTAGAAGAAATGGTGCGAGTGATTTCGGAATCCAATGAACCTTCAATTTTAGAAGAAGGGAATTCTAATTTTTTGGAAGAGATTTCTAAAATGAGTTATCACACAACCGATGGGAACCAACTGAATTTACTGATGCCAAAAGAATTTGGTTTTTTATCTATCCGTCGCGGGTCATTGGATTTCGAAGAAAGGCGAGAAATTGAATCCCACGTAGAACATACTTTCCAATTTTTATCCAAAATACCTTGGACAAGGGAACTTAAAATGGTTCCAGCCATTGCCCATGGCCACCATGAAAAATTAAATGGCTCCGGTTACCCGAGAGGTCTCTCCGCTGTGGAGATTCCCGTCCAGGCAAAGATGATGGCCATTGCCGACATTTTTGATGCCCTCACAGACCAAGACCGACCTTATAAAAAGGCAGTGCCATTGGATCGTGCCTTTGATATTTTAAAGATGGAAGTGAGAGACCAACATATTGATGGAGATCTTTTAGATATTTTTATTGGTAGTAAAGCTTACGAAAGAATATTGCACAAAAGGTAA